From Bosea sp. NBC_00550, the proteins below share one genomic window:
- a CDS encoding Crp/Fnr family transcriptional regulator, translating into MNIVSKQGRLGTPCLACPLRLKPAFKDKTDDEIRFIQAMKIDHRALPAGADIIHPGQEDAELYTLYSGWAFRYKSLPDGRRQILNFLLPGDLVGLQASLLSASEHGIEALTEVELCVFSRRRIWDLFVKMPSLAYELAWLGSREESLIDDNLTSVGQRNAGERVAALVISLYHRADALGLVSNDSFAFPLSQQQLADALGLSLVHTSKTWSRLRKAGLFSLSGGRLTLLNPRLTARMASVYEQNSTPRPLI; encoded by the coding sequence ATGAACATCGTCAGTAAGCAGGGACGGTTGGGTACGCCCTGCCTTGCCTGCCCGCTGCGGCTGAAACCCGCTTTCAAGGACAAGACCGACGACGAGATCCGATTCATCCAGGCGATGAAGATCGATCATCGCGCGCTGCCGGCAGGCGCCGACATCATCCACCCCGGACAGGAGGATGCGGAACTCTATACGCTCTATTCGGGCTGGGCCTTCCGCTACAAATCCCTGCCGGATGGGCGCCGCCAGATCCTGAATTTCCTGCTGCCGGGCGACCTCGTCGGCCTGCAGGCCTCTCTGCTCAGCGCTTCCGAGCACGGCATCGAGGCACTCACCGAGGTCGAGCTTTGTGTCTTCTCGCGCAGGCGGATCTGGGACCTGTTCGTGAAAATGCCGTCTCTGGCCTACGAGCTGGCGTGGCTGGGCTCGCGCGAGGAGAGTCTGATCGACGATAATCTGACGTCGGTGGGCCAGCGCAACGCAGGCGAGCGCGTCGCGGCGCTGGTGATCTCGCTCTATCACCGGGCCGATGCGCTTGGCCTGGTGAGCAACGACAGCTTCGCCTTTCCGCTCTCGCAGCAGCAGCTTGCCGATGCACTCGGCCTCTCGCTCGTCCACACCAGCAAGACCTGGTCGCGCCTGCGCAAGGCTGGCCTGTTCTCGCTGTCGGGAGGGCGTCTGACGTTGCTCAATCCGCGCCTGACGGCGCGTATGGCCTCGGTCTACGAGCAGAATTCGACGCCCAGGCCGCTGATCTGA
- a CDS encoding class I SAM-dependent methyltransferase — translation MTAADLVDSVAEAKLKVAAVRYKVESEVRSTAEKFKSRVSEAKAKLGDEARFIKSWIDDPRRTGSVTPSSPALARRMASFVDPEQPGPVIEIGPGTGPVTEALIERGIDESRLILVEFSPEFCELLRRRFPRATVVEGDAYALAATLSGHLHEKAIALVSSLPLFNRPPATRSALAREAFPLLVPGAPFIQFTYSVISPIPRKGSGLKAFVSDWVLRNIPPARVWVYRQNR, via the coding sequence GTGACGGCCGCCGACCTCGTCGACAGCGTCGCCGAAGCCAAGCTCAAGGTGGCGGCTGTCCGCTACAAGGTCGAGAGCGAGGTCCGCAGCACCGCCGAGAAGTTCAAGAGCCGCGTCAGCGAGGCCAAGGCGAAGCTTGGCGATGAGGCCCGCTTCATCAAATCCTGGATCGACGATCCACGCCGCACGGGTTCGGTGACGCCGTCGAGCCCGGCGCTCGCGCGGCGGATGGCATCCTTCGTCGATCCGGAACAACCCGGCCCGGTCATCGAGATCGGCCCCGGCACCGGCCCCGTCACCGAGGCGCTGATCGAGCGCGGCATCGACGAAAGCCGTCTGATCCTCGTCGAATTCAGCCCGGAGTTCTGCGAGCTCCTGCGCCGGCGCTTTCCACGCGCCACCGTTGTGGAGGGCGATGCCTATGCGCTCGCCGCCACGCTCTCCGGCCATCTGCACGAGAAGGCGATCGCGCTCGTCTCGAGCCTGCCGCTGTTCAACCGCCCCCCGGCCACGCGCTCGGCGCTGGCCCGCGAGGCGTTCCCCCTGCTCGTTCCGGGCGCGCCCTTCATCCAGTTCACCTATTCGGTGATTTCGCCGATCCCGCGCAAGGGCTCGGGCCTCAAGGCGTTCGTATCGGACTGGGTGCTGCGCAACATCCCGCCCGCGCGCGTCTGGGTTTATCGTCAAAATCGCTGA